The DNA region CCCTTTGACTTATGGAAGCGGATttagatcatttattttttattttactgaaccacttcatttgtttttagtcaTGTCATGCATCTTATTCCAGGTTTGCACGCGCGCAGGTGAATTCATCTCGACTCCTAGTATCCCTGGAACCGTCCTGGTCAACGTCGCTGACCTGATGCAGCGCTGGACGAGTGATCAGCTGCTCTCTGTGGTAAATTAAAAcgattttacagcttttcttcttcttcagagggtaaaataaatgtaaaaaaaataaaaataaatcaaagcaagGGTGTCTAAAGAGAGGCTCGGGGTTCCATTTGCGGACTTTGAAATGACTTCGATGATGCTCCTGGgtcaaaatttgaaaatgcCACATATTTTGTTCACCAGTCTAGGCAGTTAATGCAGCAAGGACACtgcttaaaaaataacattggcGTAAAATTTTCTCTTAAGTTaggccttttaaaaaaaaaacttgctgaCAGATTATaatcaaaaacaagaaaaaaaaatccattaatgATCTGTCTTGCTTTGAATTAAATCTTGCAGTAAATAAGACCACAAATATCCAgtcattttttcaaaatataggaatattttctaaacagacccacttcctgttttagtAACTGAGAATATACATAAATGCAAGAGCATTTTTTCAAATCTGTAATGATTGCTACTGCACATCattttcgtttttcttttttaagaattttgcattaagtgaaaatgaaaagtacattttgaggCCCATGACTACTTTTAACTTGACAATTCTGAAccatttggcaaaaaaaactggtacatttctgaaataaagtCTTTATCATTATTAGATTTAGCTTTAATGCTAGCAAATATACCCAAGAAACCTTTAAGGAAGACTTTTTATTGCTGTGGCAgaaactcaaactgaaaaacGTGATCAAATCTAAGGCTTTTCAGAGCTCTTGTTTCATTCAGCTGTACTTTGTACTGTGGGGTACAATGTTCATTgttgtatttgtaattttactGGAGCAACGGAGCTGCGGGAAAATATGCAACGCTTGAAGTTTGAGTCAAAGTAGTTTGCAATATCGCTTTCTGCCTTTTCAGCGTCACCGGGTTTTGCTGCCCCCTGTTGGAGACTCCAGCACTCGCCAGTCTTTGGCTTACTTCGTCCAGCCGGACAACGAGGCCCTAATCACCTGCTGCGACGGCTCAAACAAATATCCTCCCGTCACCGGAGGCGACTACCTTTTACAGCGCTTCAGCGAGTCATACggaaagaactgaagaaaaGACGCTTGTCACTCATTGCACAAATGGCAAACCTCTCCATTACGTCATACACAGAGATGGTTTCTACAGGTTTCACCACAGacgttttaaaataattatgaatggaatttaagatatatatatatatatatatatttacagacatGTACAAATGTCGTCCAGCCAACTGGCACTAAATAAATACTACTTACCCATGCCATGATATGATGAGAGACGCTAAAAAGCTAGCCAGCTAGCAAGGGCACCtcagcagctagttagcggtagcctcaacagTCTGAGTCACAGAACGCAATGAAGATGTCCGAGtgcgactcaaacttttgcctgacagaaaagtcccccaatgacaaaaaaaaaaaaaaaaaacatggaataaAATATACTTAATATATGAGATagagattaaatagtcctgccaaGACAAAATTTGAGATCTATGATAAAAATCACGTGACCCTTTAGATTCCACAATGGCTTCACAGCTGATTTGGATTGAATTTGATGTAAATAGCTCCTTCTCTGTTGTTGGCCAGGAAAATAAAGaatgcattttaaagaaacacGTAGGCAAATGATGCAAAGACACAAGCATTACACTTGCAAGGCCATTCATTTAATTAGTAACAGTCAAACCATGTACACCATGACATCATTCCACAGGATACTTAtcaatgaagacaaaaaaagagtttttaccagttttctgttttactgcaATGTTTAAGTAACATAAAAtcatgattaaataaaacaatctaaagTCCCCTGAGGAATAACTCATAGTCTCTTCATTTATGTTATCAATCTTCTTGACGGGAGGACATTTCCAGTggatttaaagaataaataaattatcatgAGCACAACACAAACTTTATGGAGCAGTGGCGGACATACTAAACACAAAGAACCACATCAGGCATCACAGATTTGTCGCTGGAATGTCACAGTTGTGAAAAGTTCAAATTCAATGTACAGTGTAGAGATGAGCTTTTCTTCGACTGTCCAGTCCAGAGGACGCAGCGGCTACGAAACAAAAATGCTACGTGTAAAACAGGAAGTGCGTAAGTGAACTTCAACCAAAATGATTCTTTAatgacattcttttttttttttcttcaagattATCtcttaacaacaaaaacacatgtttATAATGTTTGCTGTAGATAATATCACCCACAGCAAATCACAGTGCCTGAAACAAAACTCTTCATTTACAGAGAATTTTCCCACAGAGGAGTCCTAGTTGCTATGGAAGTTTGAAATACCCGAAACAAAAGAAGCAATTGTCCGTAAGGAAAACTCTGACTCGTTCAGCTGATTTGGCTAGCAAAGGGACGGTTGGCACTGGCGCTAAACCTGATCCCTGCATTGGTTTCCTTCAGGGGGCGCGTAATGCTTTTGGGCTGTTTTTGCCTTTAGTTAATCAGGATGTTAGttttctaaacagaaaaattgGTTCACGAAAAGAAAACGCACAAAGACGCTCACTCATAACAGACAGGGTGACGGGGAGGCCTAGGAGTGTCCTGGCACTGGCACATCCTGCTGTTGGTGACCAGGAGGCAGAGGCTGGGCGTTTCCTGGTACGACTGGTGTCGGATCCCCCTCGGCCATCGCGCCTCCGGGCTCtataacaggaagtgacatttGTTCGATCATAGAATTTAGCTTAAATTCTTGGAAACATGGACTTTATGGCTTCTGGGAAGTGGTTTGTTTGACATAAAGGAGCAAACATGTAATCAAgcactttattcttgtttttagaGGTGCACCGATTGATCGGCCAGCCGATCGCTCcctatttccttaattttgaatGATCGGCCGATACTTAATCTGTGAaaccgatcttatctacctccgCAAAGTTCTGATAATCAGCCACCGTCTccttttgctctgctgtgagagagggCTGACTGACAGACCATCCCACCGGGTGACATCTGCACGTTCACAGCTAACAACAGTCACCCCACTGTGCCAATTATTGACTTCCTCTCTACAGTTGGGGACTTATTCTCAAAAAAGTGACCTCTGACTGATACagttctgggaaaaaaaaaaaaggtacctcaagctttttaaagattggtgatcAGCCACAAAACTACAATCACTGCACCCCCTTCTTGATTTGCTCAGAGCCACAACGAATAGTTTTTGTTCTAGCAGAGCAAGAACATCAAAGATACAGAGCTAGTTCAACGGTAGCGTCTTAgaatggaccagtcaaagtccgATGGAAAATTTGACAACTGAAAACTGCTCTTTGTCGAATTTGAGCTGCTGTGTAAAGAGTAGCTTCCAAATCTACAGGCTTTTCCTGTAGATTTGGAAACTCGTGGCAAAAAACTAATCATGACTGTTTCTtgttaaatgtttctaaatttCTGACTCAtacaaaacacagacaaacacaacgAGAAACCTTACACCTGCTTTAACTGCGTCAGTAGCTTTAAGAGTAAATGTTAAACTATTTGGGATGAACTGACAGCAGTTAAAACTATCTCATACTTACGTTTTGCTTCAGCTTTTAAACTCTGCGCTTTGATCTTTTCCATTTCTTCCATTGCCTGAGCAGAAGAACGAAGGAAACAATCAGCATAGAAAGAAGAGATCTCATTAGAAAAACATTGATGGACAACTTGAATTAAATtcagattaatttaatttaatggcCCACGGTTGTTGTTTAACCTGCCCATCTCAGGTAAGATGTGAAAATCCTAAAATATGCTGATAATTCGGTGctacttcacaaaaaaaaataaaaatacaacttctTTCccgttttccttttttttttcttttttttttgcagactcACAACAATAACTCACCTGTTTTAGCCCTGACTTCTGAGCATTTagttcttcctgttttctttctagctcctctctctgtttctgcAACTCGGCCGTCTTGGTGTTGATGTTGTCCTCCTCGTTGGCGATTTGCCGCTCGTActctctcagctcctcctcggTGTAAGCAGGGTTTTGATCTAAAGTCTGTGAGGGGTGGgcagagaaagtaaaaaaaaaaaagatcaataaaaagacaaacataagTTTGTCACAAATTCTATTTTATATCACCATGCAACACCATTGTGATTCTGaagtgacctttttttttttaaatcttacccCCCACTCATCTTTCTCATGGAATTCTGCCTTCTTGGTTGCTGCTATGAACTCACTCATTGACACCAGCCTGTCTTTGTTTGTGTCCACCTGACAAATCAGAGCAGAAAGCAGCTTTAATCACTGTGTTAAGAtcaaatagttatttttatactaagaaagaaaaactaactaTGTAACTATGTTAAtctcagttgttataaaaaatgtacatatgAAATATGACTTAGAAATTTGACGTTGGAATTTAACagcttgaaattgggcgtctgtctctttaaaaaccttaaaagcTGCGTCTCCAAGGCGGGGCTAGGTTCATCCAGGTGGAGGCTAAAGGATTTCTGAGACGTGCATGGAAGAATCAAggtaacactccaggtatgtttttgatgagagaatagcattataacatgatgtaaagctaaaaaaaaacaaaaaaaaaacgtacataatactgccccttaaAAATCTTGAACACTGAAACAGCCGATTTCAGACTGACACACTCTGCTGAGATGCAGCAATGACCTCATTACTTAGCGGGCCTAATCACAGCCAATCAGTGATGCATCAGTGACAAACAGGACTCCATGCTACATGTgttcagctgacctcattcatGACATGCTCCCTCATCCTCAgcctctcttcctccatctcaaCCATGTCGTCCTCCTCGTTCTCAGGGTTGTACACCTTCTCCAgcttaaatgaaacattaagaTGTTACGCCAAAACTTTAACTagcgttttaaaaatgaaaatatttagcaacttttcagacaaaagacATAAGTAAGTTgaaaaaattggtatcggccaaaattggaatcggtcatcggccagaaaactgcaatcgttGCATCCCTAACATTCACTAAAGTACCTCTTTTGTAAAGAGAGCTTCCAGCTCGCTTTCATCAAAGAAGCCGTCTCCATTGCTGTCTGCAACACAGAAGTCAAGAATTAGAAGTAACTCTCCTCCACATGAATAATCACAGATTATAAAGATACAGTTTTGATAAGTAAGATACTTGTAAAGTTGctatttttttagattcataGATGGTTGCAGATTCAAGAGAACTACAGCAGAATAGTTCTGCTATTGTTGTGTGCTAAAATACATTTGGACACTATGGTTACCGTGCATTTTGAAGAAGGTTTTGGGATCAAAGTCCTCCGGGTCCAAACCGTCTGACTCCTGCCACACCTCTTTCAGCTGGTCTTCACTgccctgaacacacacacacgcatacacacacacacacagagcaccAGCTGAAAACTTTTGGGTTTGCTATTTAGAAAACTTCGCCCACAGACGTCATGGCTATGTTAAAGGGGAGTGACATTGCTGGAGGTTTCTATCAATCCcttaaatcagaaaatttctgatttttcttccaGCAGTGGCACGTAAAGACCCTGATGTTAATGTCTACATTAGCTGGGAAGGATGAAAGgatacaaagcaaaaataacagtGTTTCGTTACTTCCTGATCTGGTGGAGCTGAAGGAACCTGGTCCGCTCCGGGAGAGAATGTCCCTCCCTCTGACAAGGCAACATTTATCGTCTGCACAACAAGTTGATGAAACGTTGCAAAACTGTTTTGAGAACGTGGCAAGTGCTGAATCAGCCAACAAAGAGAAACAAGCTTACATTGTGGAACAAGGTGTCTCAATGTGCCAATGGTCTTTATCGGGTGCAGAAAGCTCAGACTTGGAATACAGTTAAACAGATTATTATACCAACTGCGAGCTCTGGTCGGGTCGCACTGACCCCGTGTGcgcttttacaagttttttcttttgcatgtgaTTTTGGGAACTGACGGGACACCCCGCCCCCAACCTGCTTAACCCGCTGTCTGATCATGCTGTCAGACCACAGGAGGGTTAAAGTGTACTCTGTCTTGTTTTTGGAGCCCGTTTATGTTGCCACCTCCTGATCCCCTACACCAGTGGCCCAAACAGTcggaattgttttaaaaaataattctttttaGTGTTTCCAAACTGAGTTTTCGTGTGATTGAGAGgctaaaatgcataaaaatgtatttgttcccCCAAATGTCCAGCTTTGTGTGGACTATGCCTAAGGTATTTTGATGTGCAGTATCCTGTTGGAACTGCAAAAAGTTCAACCATCTGGCTTGAATTGTCACCTTCAGATGAGAGAAACTGTATCTGAACTTTGGTTCTTTGTGTTTGCTCATGATAGAAGCAGCGTTTGGCTGAATCAAACATGTTGCACAACAAGTTTACCTTCACAGCAGAAATGGTTCATTGACAGCAGATTGATTCTTCGTACTTCATGTTGCAAGTACTGTTAAATATCCACGTTCAAAGTGGGTGACTTACAGGGTGGTTAACTTTGGGATGGTTGGCGTGCTTCTTCTTCATCTCTTCATAGTGCTGCTCCTCTTTCTTCCGGTCCTCCTCGTTCATCGTTTTCAAGCGCTCCCTCCTCTCGTGCTCCTTCGTCATCTCATACTGCTTGAACTCATCGTGGCGTTCCTTGTCATAGTTTTCCAGATCTTTTGTTGCCTTAAATATTAAGGAGAAAAAGTAAGTTTTGCATTACTTGAGCTGGTAATCTGTACTGAATACTGTTTTTACTGGATTGTTCTTGTGATCGCCTCAAAGACTGCACATTGCTCAAACTGTTGGGCAGTCAAGAAGTCAAAGTGGGGCTTTCCAGGTACTGACTAGTCTTACACAAACAGAGCATATAACACGAATGCACCGATACACTTTTTTCACGTCCGATACCGATATGTTTGGTATAGCCCAACACAGATCCGATACTGAAAAATAGTACTGAActgactttaaaatgtttctttttttaaaatacagacataaatgtacttaataacatatttaactctgcaccagtacagcgcATTGAAATACACCAATACCTTCACAAGTTTGGTCAAGCATATAAAagcaactttaatttgttcagccagggtaaaataaataatgaagaaactgacaaaaacaaaaggttgactaCCTCGgcaaaacatgttgaaattaaactgcagcaaatcttctttcaaatggttcagaaagtgcaattagaaattctaaaaaataatgtgaaataaatgtaaaaagcatGATGTCGCTTAGAACACAAAGCATAGAaatagactgaatagatctatCCTCATGAATCAAGCAAATTGTCACCAATACCTgatccagattttttttcagtatcgGGACCGATGCTAATATTGATATCGGATCGGTGCATCATCATGGCATGTAAATCGGGCTGTTAGATTTTGTAAGGCAGAGTAGGAAGCCTATTTCTATTTAGTAAACAGTGATGTTGGACATTTTTGCTTGAAAGTAAAacttggatgatatgagttacaacatttaatttgtatttgtaataaatgaaattatttttgaataaaatttctgaAGGCCAGTATATATTTCGGTCTGTATGTCACAACTCCACTGTGTTCAGCGCGAACAGTGCGAGTTGCTGAAACTGTTCAGACCTCAACTGTCAACTGTGAGGCAACTTCCTCATCATTCTTAACATACAGAAAACCAATTGCcctcttaaaaaacaaaacaaattattttacttttcggAAGCCCTTCCTCTCCAAATATAGTGTCAAGTTGCAACATTTAAGATCAGCGAAAGATAAAGCAGGCGACAGTGCCAACACAGGACTCATTCTTGTTTTGTGACACAGGCAGCTCTCCGCTGGGCCAACAATACCACTTACAGTTAACAATACCAATTAAATCCTaagtttttttgtctagttttttgtgcaaatatcttagtacacctaaaataagacaaaactaacttacaagtatcATTACAGCAAGAAACAGGAGTCAATAATCCCCTGACattgattgttttaaaaattaccagtttcactagcagattattttgcttataacatgggaaaacgTCTTGCTacaagtgaaacaatctgccaagGGAACCAATACCTTTTCATCAATGTAAATGaatttttgacttaaaacaagctcctatttcttccacaaaagttacttttaagttaattttatcttacgtcaagtgtaataaaatatttgcccAAGAATACtgaaccaaaaatactttgtgattttgtgtttttgcagtgcagacgTGGTGACAGTCTATACAAGTAGCTCTACAAGTTAGTCTAGTGACAGTACTGGACTGTATTGTGTGTGTTTACTAATTATTGTTACCTACTTTTTTTGTATATTCACTAACCTTCTGAGAACTGGtgatggttagggttaggaataCACTGGTTTACAGAGTTACtcaaatgaatggaagtcaattcAAAGTCCTAATGTGGGTAGCAATGTaaacttgtgtgtgtgtaccgATTGGATAAGGCGATCCAGGTCCTCCACCTCGAAAGTGTGTGGGTTCATGTGGTTGAGGTGCTCAAACTGCTTCAGCAGGGCCTGGTGGTCCAGTGTGTTCCCTGgacagagaaaattcaaaagaaaagtaaaataaacagaacaaacaacaaTTACCGTGTGTTTTAAGTTGTAAGCTTCGACTTCAACCCACTATTTCTGATCTTTACACATAATTCAGTAAAGGAATAATGAATAATGCTAAAACAATTAAAGCTactttatgtaacttttaaaaaaaatgttttttacactATCAGACAGCTATTCTATGAAAATatggatct from Xiphophorus hellerii strain 12219 chromosome 13, Xiphophorus_hellerii-4.1, whole genome shotgun sequence includes:
- the LOC116730904 gene encoding nucleobindin-2-like, with amino-acid sequence MVRSRALAHCGLVMLSLWLCIHSVPISVEKAKDKPEVEQLEPPQSADTGLHYDRYLREVIEYLEKDPHFREKLKNANMDDIKQGKLSKELDFVQHNFRSKLDELKREEMNRLRLLIKAKHDLREGNGNTLDHQALLKQFEHLNHMNPHTFEVEDLDRLIQSATKDLENYDKERHDEFKQYEMTKEHERRERLKTMNEEDRKKEEQHYEEMKKKHANHPKVNHPGSEDQLKEVWQESDGLDPEDFDPKTFFKMHDSNGDGFFDESELEALFTKELEKVYNPENEEDDMVEMEEERLRMREHVMNEVDTNKDRLVSMSEFIAATKKAEFHEKDEWGTLDQNPAYTEEELREYERQIANEEDNINTKTAELQKQREELERKQEELNAQKSGLKQAMEEMEKIKAQSLKAEAKQPGGAMAEGDPTPVVPGNAQPLPPGHQQQDVPVPGHS